In the genome of Micromonospora sp. Llam0, the window TGTGGCGTGACACACAGTCGATGTACTGCGAGGTCGCCGACAACGGGCAGGGCATCGGGTCCGACCGGCTGCGCAACCGGGACCGCCCAGCGCCGAACACGGCGGGTGGCTGGGGGCTGTGGCTCACCGAGCGGATGACCGACACCATGGCGGTCGCCACCGGCCCGGAGGGCACCACGGTACGGATCAGCCTGAGGTTGACCGACCCCACGGCATCCGGGGCCGGGATGTCCGAGGCCGCTGCGTCCGGGGCCGGGATGGACGATCCGGTCAGCCGAACAGGGCGCTGACCGACTCGCCGTTGTGAATCCGGCGCATCGCCTCGGCCAGGGCCGGCGCGACGGAGAGCACCTGCAGCTTCGGCACCCGCTTGGCCGCCGGAATCGGCACCGTGTTCGTGCAGACGATCTCCAGTACGCCGTCCTGCTCGCTGAGCCGGTTCAGCGCCCCGCTGGAGAACAGCCCGTGGGTGCAGGCGATGCGGATCGACCGGACCTTCAACTCCCGCAGGTGGTCGATCAGCTCGATCACCGTACTGCCTTTGGCGATCTCGTCGTCGAGGACGATCACGTCGCGGTCGACGACGTCGCCGATCACCGCGCTGATCTGCACCCGGTCGTCGCTGAACCGCTGCTTGGCCCCGGCCGCGACCGGCAGGCCGAGAATCCGGGCGAAGGCGGCGGCCTCCTTGGCGTTGCCCAGATCCGGTGAGACGACCACGGTGTCGGTCAGGTCGTGGTCGTGGAAGTACGCGGCGAGCTCGCGCAGCGCGTGCAGATGGTCGACGGGGACGCTGAAGAAGCCGTGTACCTGCGGGGAGTGCAGCGTCATCGCGAGCACCCGGTCGGCACCGG includes:
- a CDS encoding ATP-binding protein is translated as MPIDPMDLLSETFDRSQVTDLRHHVASCASSAGMSGQRLDDFVLAVNELITNAVRHGGGQGWLRMWRDTQSMYCEVADNGQGIGSDRLRNRDRPAPNTAGGWGLWLTERMTDTMAVATGPEGTTVRISLRLTDPTASGAGMSEAAASGAGMDDPVSRTGR
- a CDS encoding ribose-phosphate pyrophosphokinase is translated as MRDIAVFSGSAHPELAAEICTHLDVPLHPVRVSRFANDCLEVQLQANCRERDVFLIQPVVPPVQEHLVELLLMLDAARGASAGRITVVLPHYAYARSDKKDAPRISIGARLVADLLVSAGADRVLAMTLHSPQVHGFFSVPVDHLHALRELAAYFHDHDLTDTVVVSPDLGNAKEAAAFARILGLPVAAGAKQRFSDDRVQISAVIGDVVDRDVIVLDDEIAKGSTVIELIDHLRELKVRSIRIACTHGLFSSGALNRLSEQDGVLEIVCTNTVPIPAAKRVPKLQVLSVAPALAEAMRRIHNGESVSALFG